The DNA segment AAaccggtgaaaaaaaaaccaaacggacatttttgtttttttactggcGAGAGTTTTTACGTTTTATTTTCGTGAGTCGGACAATTTTTATTACCACGACATGTCTTTTTACCGACTACAAAAGCTTTTTTTAACGTTTTTAGTCggaccttttcttttctttttttcacctttttagTCGGACTTTTTATTTTACAGTCGGacttcttcttttgtttttttaacttttttgtgccggaccttttttttctttcttttactgACGAAGgtaatttcttgtttttttaagaagagatagagattaaCATAAAACTAAAACCGATTTATATGcagatgatgtaccaaaataccgtcaaaaacatcttcagtttttataatagtagagaaataGTCTgcatgtatttatattgtaaatttgtataaatatataattacaaCAACAAAGTTAACTGCTACAAAGACAGCAATTCCAGATCAtcaaataaagtaaaaaaaaaatccgacagTACTCAGCCACATAATGTGGCGACACTTTTTCAGTAAATCGGAAAAAGAAAATGTACTGGAAGCAGTGAATCATAAGGAAAGAATCCGCGCCAAATATCTCGTTTCTCTCTCGCGGCAAGCCATGCTCTCTCCTCGGCAAGCCATGCTCTCTCCTCTTGCCTATTTAAACCTCCCCTCTTTGTTGGCTCATCGTCTTCGTGGTGATAAGGAGTAAGAGAGAAGGCCATGGCGtcgaaggaggaggtggccgtggagacggtggagggcggaggggcggcggcgaaggcgccgTACTGggacccgccgccggcgccgctgctggaCACGAGCGAGCTGGGTAAGTGGTCGCTGTACCGTGCCCTCATCGCGGAGTTCATGGCGACGCTCATCTTCCTCTACGTGAGCATCGCCACCGTGATCGGGTACAAGAACCAGAGGGCCACCGTCGACGCGTGCACCGGCGTCGGCTACCTCGGCGTGGCGTGGTCGTTCGGTGCCACCATATTCGTCCTCGTCTACTGCACCGGCGGCGTCTCCGGCGGGCACATCAACCCGGCGGTGACGCTGGGCCTCTTCTTCGGGCGGAAGCTGTCGCTCGTCCGCACCGTGCTGTACGTCGTGGCGCAGTGCCtcggcgccatcgccggcgccggcatcgtCAAGGGGATCATGAAGCGCCCCTACGacgcgctcggcggcggcgccaacacCGTCAGCGACGGctactccgccgccggcgccctcggCGCCGAGATCGTCGGCACGTTCATCCTCGTCTACACCGTCTTCTCCGCCAC comes from the Oryza glaberrima chromosome 9, OglaRS2, whole genome shotgun sequence genome and includes:
- the LOC127785040 gene encoding probable aquaporin PIP2-7, with translation MASKEEVAVETVEGGGAAAKAPYWDPPPAPLLDTSELGKWSLYRALIAEFMATLIFLYVSIATVIGYKNQRATVDACTGVGYLGVAWSFGATIFVLVYCTGGVSGGHINPAVTLGLFFGRKLSLVRTVLYVVAQCLGAIAGAGIVKGIMKRPYDALGGGANTVSDGYSAAGALGAEIVGTFILVYTVFSATDPKRTARDSFIPVLVPLPIGFAVFVVHLATIPITGTGINPARSLGAAVLYNQHAAWKDHWIFWVGPVIGAFLAAVYHKLVLRGEAAKALSSFRSTSVTA